A genomic region of Ignavibacteria bacterium contains the following coding sequences:
- the ggt gene encoding gamma-glutamyltransferase, producing MQMKILLKILLVFILFNSILFAQLARSRNGMVSSASDLATKVGVEILQKGGNAVDAAVAVGFALAVTYPAAGNLGGGGFIVYYRNDGFTTTIDFREKAPSNAHRDMYLDSLGNPLTILSQQGATSVGVPGSVDGLIYAHQKYGKLKFSEVIDPAIKLAKNGFRLSYDLARSINSNYHNFIKYESSKKIFTKNGEKFQEGDLFVQKDLAKTLELIKKYGRKGFYEGKTAELIVKQIQELGGFITLEDLKNYRCIERQPVRGTYRGYEVISMGPPSSGGVAVIEALNILENLNLDKDDYNSSRYIHYLIETLKRIYFDRAEYLGDSDFVYVPVQKLISKEYAKRLFGQINRDKATELEDVNTKNAFDYESPETTHYSVIDKDGNAVSVTTTINSSYGSSIVVDGAGFLLNNEMDDFSIKPGIQNQFGLIGKEANAIAPNKRMLSSMTPTIILKDKKPFLIVGSPGGSMIITSVLQVILNIIDFKMDLFRAVSFPRIHHQMIPDEVYYEDYALSEDVIKKLESYGHKFKKRNYIGWINAILVDDEHKFYYGMTDPRGFGLAMGF from the coding sequence ATTCAAATGAAGATATTATTAAAAATACTTCTGGTCTTTATCTTATTTAATTCAATCTTATTTGCTCAGCTTGCAAGATCAAGAAATGGAATGGTATCATCTGCAAGTGACCTTGCAACAAAGGTTGGTGTAGAAATTTTGCAAAAAGGCGGTAATGCTGTAGATGCTGCAGTGGCTGTTGGATTTGCATTAGCAGTTACTTATCCGGCAGCTGGAAATTTAGGCGGCGGTGGTTTTATTGTTTATTACAGAAATGATGGATTTACAACTACTATTGATTTTCGTGAAAAAGCCCCATCCAATGCGCATCGTGATATGTATCTTGATTCATTGGGCAACCCATTGACAATTCTTTCTCAACAAGGAGCAACTTCAGTTGGTGTACCCGGAAGCGTGGATGGATTAATTTACGCACATCAGAAATATGGTAAATTAAAATTTAGCGAAGTAATTGATCCTGCTATCAAACTTGCAAAGAATGGTTTTCGCTTAAGTTATGATCTGGCAAGATCAATTAACTCAAATTATCATAATTTCATTAAATATGAATCATCAAAGAAAATCTTTACAAAGAATGGAGAAAAATTTCAGGAAGGAGATTTGTTTGTTCAAAAAGATTTAGCTAAAACCTTAGAGTTGATAAAAAAATATGGAAGAAAAGGTTTTTATGAGGGCAAAACAGCTGAATTGATTGTAAAACAAATTCAAGAACTTGGTGGTTTTATAACGCTTGAAGACTTAAAAAATTACCGATGCATTGAAAGACAACCCGTAAGAGGCACATATCGAGGTTATGAAGTGATTTCGATGGGACCACCAAGCTCAGGCGGCGTAGCTGTTATTGAAGCATTAAACATCTTAGAAAATTTAAACCTGGATAAAGACGATTATAATTCATCCAGATATATTCATTATTTAATCGAAACTCTGAAAAGAATTTATTTTGACAGAGCGGAATATCTTGGTGACTCCGATTTTGTATATGTCCCTGTTCAAAAATTAATTTCTAAAGAATATGCAAAAAGATTATTTGGACAGATCAATCGCGATAAAGCCACTGAATTGGAAGATGTGAACACTAAAAACGCATTTGATTATGAGTCACCCGAAACAACACATTATTCAGTTATTGATAAGGATGGTAATGCTGTTAGTGTAACCACAACAATTAATTCCTCTTACGGTTCAAGTATAGTTGTTGATGGTGCAGGATTTTTGCTCAACAATGAAATGGATGATTTCTCCATTAAACCTGGAATACAAAATCAATTTGGACTGATTGGAAAAGAAGCGAATGCAATTGCACCTAATAAAAGAATGTTAAGCTCAATGACTCCGACAATTATTTTAAAGGATAAAAAACCATTTTTGATTGTAGGTTCTCCCGGTGGTTCGATGATAATTACATCCGTTTTACAGGTAATCTTAAATATAATTGATTTTAAGATGGATTTATTCCGTGCTGTTTCATTTCCAAGAATTCATCACCAGATGATACCAGATGAAGTATACTATGAAGATTATGCTCTAAGCGAAGATGTAATTAAAAAACTTGAAAGTTACGGTCATAAATTTAAGAAGCGAAATTACATCGGTTGGATAAACGCTATTCTTGTCGATGATGAACATAAATTTTATTACGGAATGACTGATCCAAGAGGTTTTGGTTTAGCAATGGGGTTTTAA
- the acpS gene encoding holo-ACP synthase — translation MKSIGVDIIEIDRVEKIISEFGDNFLKKVYTDEEIKYCKSKAKPSQHFAARFAAKEAVAKAMGTGFGKDLMLKDVEVRNDINGKPIVYYKGIRNDKVLISISHCDHYVVAFAALKD, via the coding sequence ATGAAATCAATTGGTGTTGATATAATCGAAATCGATAGAGTTGAAAAAATTATTTCTGAGTTTGGAGATAATTTTCTTAAAAAAGTCTATACGGACGAAGAAATTAAATACTGTAAATCTAAAGCAAAACCCTCACAACATTTTGCTGCTAGATTCGCTGCAAAAGAAGCTGTCGCAAAAGCAATGGGAACAGGTTTTGGAAAAGATTTAATGTTAAAAGATGTTGAGGTAAGAAATGATATTAACGGCAAACCAATTGTATATTATAAAGGCATTAGAAACGATAAAGTATTAATTTCAATTTCACATTGTGATCATTATGTAGTTGCATTTGCAGCACTAAAAGATTAA